Proteins encoded by one window of Collimonas fungivorans:
- a CDS encoding M1 family metallopeptidase, translated as MCTTRRFTLTALALGIASFNAAAATPNDSAPLGKLPRWAQPLAYQLDLRVDPQQSDYSGNATIDIDLKQAADHLWLHGQDLNVSKVTLTDKRKKTYAAQYKVAAQKEGVAAIEFGQTLPAGRYSVALEYSAPFNQQLEGVYKVSSQGAPYVITQMEAISARYAFPGFDEPAFKTPFTLSLTVPENQVAVANTRQVGEQKLEKSQDRGWHKLSFAPTRPLPTYLVAFAVGPWDVVNGPEIPATKWRPQATPLRGIAPQGEGERIKPALAQTPAIITALEDYFGFGYPFDKVDLLAAPDFAAGAMENPGLVTFRDYLMLLDANSPAHNVRGSFNVTAHELAHQWFGDTVTMPWWDDLWLNEAFATWMQSKITRQLHPEYRADLELISGASYAMQSDSLVSVRRIRQPITGNGDIETAFDGITYQKGAAVLNMFERYLGTDTFRQGVRAYIKQHQFSSATADDLVAALAKASGKDQRFAKAMQSFLDQSGVPLVDTSLSWEDGKAVLHLKQQRYLPLGSTGEAKRLWGIPVCVRYGVADSSGNGSAKTQCELLDQEQGKMVLQGASASSWYMPNADAAGYYRFNMAHEDLARLTASLGQLPDTEQLAYADAINAGFDGGALDAAAVLAAAPRLAQSNTREVATALIPTLKWLSRHEARNPAQQARLVELARQMYLPRLQQLGYQRRANESQDDALLRASLASFLALDMKLPEVRQALLAQGKQALQPNADGQIKLAAANPDLLRSVLAVTAQENPQDSSDSAIDVLIKALGNTSEPAQRMAILSGLGSAKAAGNAERARNLALDPRVKVGEISTLLYASREDGEGRDAMWKWFTANHAQLIKRSGDSSGGKLPGLVAGDSCSQREADRLTTFFQPLLKQLPGAERGLAQTRERALLCTALRDKQDPEAILR; from the coding sequence ATGTGTACTACCCGTCGTTTCACACTAACCGCTCTCGCCCTCGGCATTGCATCGTTCAACGCCGCAGCGGCGACCCCGAATGATTCTGCACCGCTGGGAAAACTGCCGCGCTGGGCCCAGCCGCTGGCCTATCAGCTCGACTTGCGCGTCGATCCGCAGCAGTCCGACTACAGCGGCAACGCCACCATCGACATCGACCTGAAACAAGCCGCCGACCACTTGTGGCTGCATGGCCAGGACCTCAACGTCAGCAAGGTCACGCTGACCGACAAGCGAAAAAAAACCTATGCTGCACAATACAAGGTAGCCGCGCAAAAAGAAGGCGTGGCGGCGATCGAGTTCGGCCAGACGCTGCCGGCCGGACGCTATAGCGTCGCGCTCGAATATAGCGCGCCGTTCAATCAACAGCTGGAAGGCGTGTACAAGGTCAGCAGCCAGGGCGCGCCTTATGTCATCACGCAAATGGAAGCGATCAGCGCGCGCTACGCTTTCCCCGGTTTCGATGAACCTGCTTTCAAGACGCCGTTCACGCTCAGCTTGACCGTGCCTGAAAACCAGGTTGCCGTCGCCAACACCCGCCAGGTCGGAGAACAGAAACTAGAGAAGAGCCAGGACCGAGGCTGGCACAAGCTCAGCTTTGCCCCGACCAGGCCATTGCCGACTTACCTCGTAGCGTTCGCCGTCGGCCCATGGGATGTGGTCAACGGACCGGAAATCCCGGCAACCAAATGGCGCCCCCAGGCGACGCCGCTGCGCGGCATAGCGCCGCAAGGCGAAGGCGAGCGCATCAAGCCCGCACTGGCGCAAACGCCTGCCATCATCACTGCGCTGGAAGATTATTTCGGCTTCGGCTACCCGTTCGACAAGGTCGACCTGCTGGCAGCGCCTGACTTTGCCGCCGGCGCCATGGAAAACCCGGGGCTGGTGACTTTCCGCGATTACCTGATGCTGCTCGACGCCAACTCGCCGGCGCACAATGTGCGCGGCTCATTCAATGTCACAGCCCACGAATTGGCGCACCAATGGTTCGGCGACACCGTCACCATGCCATGGTGGGACGACCTGTGGCTGAACGAAGCGTTCGCTACCTGGATGCAAAGCAAGATCACGCGCCAGCTGCATCCTGAATATCGCGCCGACCTGGAACTGATCAGCGGCGCCAGCTATGCGATGCAAAGCGACAGCCTGGTCAGCGTGCGCCGCATCCGCCAGCCGATCACCGGCAATGGCGATATCGAGACGGCGTTTGACGGCATCACGTACCAGAAGGGCGCGGCCGTGCTGAACATGTTCGAACGCTACCTCGGCACCGACACATTCCGCCAGGGTGTGCGCGCATATATCAAGCAGCACCAGTTCTCCAGCGCTACAGCGGATGACCTGGTGGCGGCGCTGGCCAAGGCTTCCGGCAAGGACCAGCGTTTTGCAAAAGCGATGCAAAGCTTCCTCGACCAGTCCGGCGTGCCGCTGGTCGATACCAGCCTCAGCTGGGAAGACGGCAAGGCCGTGCTGCACCTGAAACAGCAGCGCTACCTGCCGCTCGGTTCGACCGGCGAAGCCAAGCGCCTGTGGGGCATTCCGGTATGCGTACGCTATGGCGTCGCCGACAGCAGTGGCAACGGCAGCGCCAAGACCCAATGCGAACTGCTGGACCAGGAACAAGGCAAGATGGTGTTGCAAGGCGCATCCGCCAGCAGCTGGTACATGCCGAATGCAGATGCCGCCGGCTACTACCGCTTCAACATGGCGCATGAAGACCTGGCGCGCCTGACCGCCAGCCTCGGCCAACTGCCGGACACCGAACAGCTGGCTTATGCCGACGCCATCAACGCCGGTTTCGACGGCGGCGCCCTGGATGCAGCCGCCGTGCTGGCCGCGGCTCCGCGCCTGGCGCAGTCAAACACGCGCGAAGTGGCGACAGCGCTGATTCCGACGCTCAAGTGGCTGTCCAGGCACGAAGCCCGCAACCCCGCACAGCAGGCACGCCTGGTTGAACTGGCGCGCCAGATGTACCTGCCGCGCCTGCAGCAGCTCGGTTACCAGCGCCGCGCCAATGAAAGCCAGGACGATGCGCTGCTGCGCGCCTCGCTGGCGAGCTTCCTGGCGCTCGACATGAAACTGCCGGAAGTACGCCAGGCCCTGCTGGCGCAAGGCAAGCAAGCGCTGCAGCCGAATGCCGACGGCCAGATCAAGCTGGCGGCAGCCAATCCTGACCTGCTGCGTTCGGTACTGGCGGTCACTGCCCAAGAAAACCCGCAAGACAGCAGCGACAGCGCCATCGACGTCTTGATCAAGGCACTCGGCAACACCAGCGAACCGGCGCAGCGCATGGCGATCCTGAGCGGCCTGGGTTCCGCCAAGGCCGCCGGCAATGCCGAACGCGCCCGCAACCTGGCGCTCGATCCGCGCGTCAAGGTCGGCGAAATCAGCACCCTGCTGTACGCCAGCCGCGAAGACGGCGAAGGCCGCGACGCCATGTGGAAATGGTTTACCGCCAACCATGCGCAGCTGATCAAGCGCAGCGGCGATTCGTCCGGCGGCAAGCTGCCGGGACTGGTGGCCGGCGACAGCTGCTCGCAGCGCGAAGCGGACCGCCTGACGACATTCTTCCAGCCTTTGCTGAAACAATTGCCTGGCGCCGAGCGCGGCCTGGCGCAGACCCGTGAAAGAGCGCTGCTGTGCACCGCATTGCGCGACAAACAGGACCCGGAGGCAATCCTGCGCTGA
- a CDS encoding M13 family metallopeptidase, producing the protein MKRSLICAAVLTLVAGYTSSTASFAQTPRTVAAATAATTAPASPLASGIDMANADLAVRPQDDFYSYVNGNWLKKTEIPADKSSWGAFYELRENSLNQLHTIVDAVSAEKNITPGSNQQKIADLYASYMDEPALETLGAKPLDAEFAKVDALKDKKQIPGLIAHLNSIGVNAPYDIGIHQDAKDSSKVIADLGQSGLGLPDRDYYLKADDAKLKDTLTKYRAHIETMLALSGDKAAKKNAASIVALETELAKVQWTKVENRDPVKTYNRVELAQLHALAPHYEWDGYLSGAGLKDKVTYLVVSQPSYIKGFDKILEKTPLPVWKAYFKWHVLSSFASSLSKQYVDQNFAFKGTVLRGVPENEPRWKRGINVVEASVGEGLGQLYVQQFFPPENKARMEKLVANLIAAYNHSIDGLDWMGADTKKQAQKKLSTLMLKIGYPDKWRDYSALSIKRDDLVGNVIRAREFEFKRNIDKLGKPVDRTEWGMTPQTVNAYYNPEFNEIVFPAAILQPPFFNANADDAVNYGGIGAVIGHEISHGFDDQGSQYDEIGNLRDWWTKEDHEKFAVKTKALVAQYGAYSPVPGYKVNGELTLGENIADNSGLTIAYKAYHLSLDGKTPPVIDGLTGDQRLYLGWAQVWRGKVRDAQAIVYVKTDPHSPPRFRGNGTLGNQPGFYSAFDVKPGDKMYLPPEQRVLMW; encoded by the coding sequence GTGAAACGATCTCTGATTTGTGCAGCAGTGCTGACACTGGTTGCAGGCTATACCAGCTCCACCGCCAGTTTCGCCCAGACCCCGCGCACCGTGGCCGCCGCCACCGCTGCCACCACAGCCCCTGCGTCGCCGCTGGCCAGCGGCATCGACATGGCGAACGCCGACCTGGCGGTGCGCCCCCAGGACGACTTCTATAGCTACGTCAACGGCAACTGGCTCAAGAAAACCGAAATCCCTGCAGACAAATCGTCGTGGGGCGCATTCTACGAGTTGCGTGAAAACTCCCTGAACCAGCTGCACACCATCGTCGATGCGGTCAGCGCGGAGAAGAACATCACACCCGGCTCCAACCAGCAGAAAATCGCCGACCTGTACGCCAGCTACATGGATGAGCCGGCGCTGGAAACACTAGGCGCCAAGCCGCTGGACGCCGAGTTCGCCAAAGTCGACGCCCTCAAGGACAAGAAACAGATCCCTGGCCTGATCGCCCACCTGAACAGCATCGGCGTCAACGCGCCGTATGACATCGGCATCCACCAGGACGCCAAGGATTCCAGCAAGGTGATCGCCGACCTCGGCCAAAGCGGCCTCGGCCTGCCGGACCGCGACTATTACCTGAAAGCCGACGACGCCAAGCTGAAAGACACGCTGACCAAGTATCGCGCGCATATCGAAACCATGCTGGCGCTGTCCGGCGACAAGGCTGCCAAGAAAAATGCCGCCAGCATCGTCGCCCTGGAAACCGAACTGGCCAAGGTGCAATGGACCAAGGTCGAGAACCGCGATCCGGTCAAGACCTACAACCGGGTCGAGCTGGCGCAGCTGCATGCACTTGCTCCGCACTACGAATGGGACGGCTACCTGTCCGGCGCCGGCCTGAAAGACAAGGTGACCTACCTGGTGGTCAGCCAGCCTAGCTATATCAAGGGCTTCGACAAGATCCTGGAAAAAACCCCGCTGCCGGTCTGGAAAGCGTATTTCAAATGGCATGTGCTGAGCAGCTTCGCGTCAAGCCTGTCGAAGCAGTATGTCGACCAGAACTTCGCCTTCAAGGGCACCGTGCTGCGCGGCGTGCCGGAAAACGAGCCACGCTGGAAGCGCGGCATCAATGTAGTCGAAGCCAGCGTCGGCGAAGGCCTGGGCCAGCTCTATGTACAACAGTTCTTCCCGCCTGAAAACAAGGCGCGCATGGAAAAACTGGTGGCCAACCTGATCGCCGCCTACAACCACAGCATCGACGGCCTCGACTGGATGGGCGCCGACACCAAGAAGCAGGCGCAAAAGAAACTGTCGACGCTGATGCTGAAGATCGGCTATCCCGACAAATGGCGCGATTATTCAGCCCTGAGCATCAAGCGCGACGACCTGGTCGGCAACGTGATCCGCGCCCGCGAGTTTGAATTCAAGCGCAACATCGACAAGCTCGGCAAACCGGTCGACCGCACCGAATGGGGCATGACGCCACAAACCGTGAACGCCTACTACAACCCGGAGTTCAACGAAATCGTGTTCCCGGCGGCGATCCTGCAACCGCCGTTCTTCAACGCCAACGCTGACGACGCGGTCAACTACGGCGGCATCGGCGCGGTGATCGGCCATGAAATCAGCCACGGTTTCGACGACCAGGGCAGCCAGTACGACGAAATCGGCAACCTGCGCGACTGGTGGACCAAGGAAGACCATGAGAAATTCGCGGTCAAGACCAAGGCCCTGGTGGCGCAATACGGCGCCTACAGCCCGGTTCCCGGCTACAAGGTCAACGGCGAGCTGACCCTGGGTGAAAACATCGCGGACAACTCCGGCCTGACCATCGCCTACAAGGCTTACCACCTGTCCCTGGATGGCAAGACGCCGCCGGTGATCGACGGCCTCACCGGCGACCAGCGCTTGTATCTGGGCTGGGCTCAGGTATGGCGCGGCAAGGTGCGCGACGCCCAGGCTATCGTCTATGTAAAAACCGACCCGCACTCGCCGCCGCGTTTCCGCGGCAACGGCACGCTGGGCAACCAGCCTGGTTTCTACAGCGCGTTCGACGTCAAGCCGGGCGACAAGATGTACCTGCCGCCGGAGCAACGCGTCCTTATGTGGTAA
- a CDS encoding tyrosine-protein phosphatase yields the protein MLNPGPGHGELGFEAIRNIRDLGGYLAADGRRIAAGRLLRGANPGMASAADIRKLKDYRLDVVLDFRTETEKHAAETAFASSFNWIADPVMVGNLSQEMLLPMLKSGDPESSRQFMIDFYSAFPVRYQSQFRRFLQRAEQNQTMLYHCTAGKDRTGFASALLLSALGVGHAAIIANYLESNRHNAMANPQVLAQVFKVELPPQLIAPLMTVESAYLDAALAVIDEEYGGMERYLRQVLEIDVERVRNNYLV from the coding sequence ATGCTGAACCCCGGGCCTGGCCATGGCGAGCTCGGTTTCGAGGCGATCCGGAATATCCGTGACCTGGGCGGTTACCTGGCTGCGGACGGACGCCGCATCGCAGCCGGACGGTTGCTGCGCGGCGCCAATCCCGGCATGGCGTCGGCGGCCGACATACGCAAGCTCAAGGACTACCGGCTGGACGTGGTGCTGGACTTCCGCACCGAGACTGAAAAACATGCCGCCGAGACGGCGTTTGCTTCCTCTTTCAACTGGATCGCCGATCCGGTCATGGTCGGCAACCTGTCGCAGGAAATGCTGCTGCCGATGCTGAAGAGCGGCGATCCGGAAAGCAGCCGGCAGTTCATGATCGATTTTTACAGCGCCTTCCCGGTACGCTACCAGTCGCAGTTCAGGCGTTTCCTGCAGCGCGCTGAGCAGAACCAGACCATGCTCTACCACTGCACGGCCGGCAAGGACCGCACCGGGTTTGCCAGCGCCTTGCTGCTGTCCGCGCTGGGCGTCGGCCACGCCGCCATCATCGCCAATTACCTGGAATCGAACCGCCATAACGCCATGGCCAACCCGCAGGTGCTGGCGCAGGTATTCAAGGTTGAATTGCCGCCGCAGCTGATCGCACCGCTGATGACGGTGGAATCGGCTTACCTGGATGCGGCGCTGGCGGTGATCGATGAAGAATATGGCGGCATGGAGCGTTACCTGCGCCAGGTGCTCGAGATCGATGTCGAACGGGTTCGCAACAACTATCTTGTGTAG
- a CDS encoding ABC transporter substrate-binding protein, which produces MYLHRRLFSGFLSFMLPLVIGAALPLSASFAESGVTDQKIILGQSAAFSGPAAQLGIQMNAGAKAYFDSVNEQGGVFGRQIEIIKADDKYEADLAAANTKRLIEKDDVFALFGYVGTPTSNAALPIFTQAGVPFFAPVTGAQSLREPLNRQIFNIRASYFDETEHLVEKLANVGIKNIAVFYQNDAYGRAGLEGVQRALKKLNLELVEAATVERNSTDVKQAVGKILPKRPSAVIQISAYASCAAYIKEMRKAGYTGQFYNVSFVGSQALADALGKDGEGVVISQVVPFPWSSSTPVVAEYTRLMQKAGVKEPNFSSLEGFIAAKVFVEGLKRAGKDLTRAKLVKALETINMKNYNGGGFDVNFTGSNHSGSKFVEMTMITKDKKFLN; this is translated from the coding sequence ATGTATCTTCACCGTCGTCTTTTTTCCGGTTTTCTCTCTTTCATGCTGCCGCTCGTCATCGGCGCCGCCCTCCCGCTGTCGGCCAGTTTTGCCGAATCCGGCGTCACCGACCAGAAAATCATCCTGGGACAATCCGCGGCATTTTCCGGCCCTGCGGCGCAGCTGGGCATCCAGATGAATGCCGGCGCCAAAGCCTACTTCGATTCCGTGAATGAACAGGGCGGCGTATTTGGACGACAGATCGAAATCATCAAGGCCGACGACAAATACGAAGCCGACCTGGCCGCAGCCAATACCAAGCGCCTGATTGAAAAAGACGATGTGTTTGCCTTGTTCGGTTATGTCGGTACGCCTACCAGCAACGCCGCCCTGCCGATTTTCACGCAAGCCGGCGTGCCGTTCTTTGCCCCGGTCACCGGCGCCCAGTCGCTGCGCGAGCCGCTGAACCGCCAGATCTTCAACATCCGCGCCAGCTACTTCGACGAAACCGAGCACCTGGTGGAAAAACTGGCCAACGTCGGCATCAAGAACATCGCCGTGTTCTACCAGAACGACGCCTATGGCCGCGCCGGGCTGGAAGGCGTGCAGCGCGCGCTGAAGAAGCTGAACCTGGAACTGGTCGAAGCGGCCACGGTGGAACGCAACAGCACCGACGTCAAACAGGCCGTCGGCAAGATCCTGCCGAAGCGCCCTTCCGCCGTCATCCAGATCAGCGCCTACGCTTCGTGCGCCGCCTACATCAAGGAAATGCGCAAAGCCGGTTATACCGGCCAGTTCTACAATGTATCGTTCGTCGGCAGCCAGGCTTTGGCCGACGCCTTGGGCAAGGATGGCGAAGGCGTGGTGATTTCGCAGGTGGTGCCGTTCCCGTGGAGCTCGTCGACCCCGGTGGTCGCCGAATATACCAGGCTGATGCAGAAAGCCGGCGTCAAGGAGCCTAATTTTTCCAGCCTGGAAGGTTTCATCGCCGCCAAGGTATTCGTCGAAGGCCTGAAGCGGGCCGGCAAGGACCTGACCCGCGCCAAGCTGGTCAAGGCGCTGGAAACCATCAACATGAAGAACTATAACGGCGGCGGTTTCGACGTGAATTTCACCGGCAGCAACCACAGCGGTTCGAAATTTGTCGAAATGACCATGATCACCAAAGACAAGAAATTCCTGAACTGA
- a CDS encoding 2-hydroxyacid dehydrogenase: protein MLPTLLILNPLSDQGLQRIAQDFQIVYAPTAEQRAVAIASHADAIRAVLTIGSIGLHANEIAALPKVELICALGAGFENIDVAAARERGITVSNGAGTNDACVADHAMGLLLATVRGIPQLGVALHQGIWRDALPLPPSVSGKRLGIIGLGTIGKQIARRAAGFDMTIGYHNRSVRSEAPFAYFASVLELAQWADFLVVATPGGAATRHLINGPVLDALGPQGFIVNISRGSVIDTAALALALREGRLAGAGLDVYESEPLPPAELLDLPNAVLTPHVAGWSPESVAETVRLFLENARRHFSGQAVLTPI, encoded by the coding sequence ATGCTTCCTACTCTCCTGATCCTCAATCCCTTGTCCGACCAAGGCCTGCAACGCATCGCCCAAGACTTCCAGATAGTCTATGCGCCCACCGCCGAGCAGCGCGCCGTCGCCATCGCCAGCCACGCCGATGCCATACGGGCCGTGCTGACCATCGGTTCGATCGGCTTGCACGCCAATGAAATCGCCGCCTTGCCCAAGGTGGAACTGATTTGCGCGCTGGGCGCAGGTTTCGAGAACATCGACGTCGCCGCTGCGCGCGAGCGCGGCATCACGGTTTCCAATGGCGCCGGCACCAACGACGCCTGCGTAGCCGACCATGCCATGGGTTTGCTGCTGGCGACAGTGCGCGGCATCCCGCAGCTGGGAGTGGCCCTGCACCAGGGCATCTGGCGCGACGCCTTGCCTTTGCCGCCCAGCGTGTCGGGCAAGCGGCTCGGCATCATCGGGCTCGGTACTATCGGCAAGCAGATTGCGCGCCGTGCCGCCGGCTTCGACATGACGATCGGTTATCACAACCGTTCGGTCCGCAGCGAGGCGCCGTTCGCCTATTTCGCTTCGGTGCTGGAACTGGCGCAGTGGGCCGATTTCCTGGTGGTCGCCACGCCCGGCGGCGCCGCTACCCGCCATTTGATCAACGGCCCGGTGCTGGATGCCTTGGGTCCGCAAGGATTCATCGTGAATATCTCGCGCGGCAGTGTGATCGATACCGCGGCGCTGGCCCTGGCCTTGCGCGAAGGGCGGTTGGCCGGCGCCGGCCTCGATGTCTACGAGAGCGAACCGTTACCGCCGGCGGAACTGCTGGATCTGCCGAACGCGGTGCTGACGCCGCATGTGGCCGGCTGGTCGCCGGAGTCGGTGGCCGAGACGGTGCGCCTGTTCCTGGAAAACGCCAGGCGGCATTTTTCCGGGCAGGCGGTATTGACGCCGATTTGA
- a CDS encoding class I SAM-dependent methyltransferase, producing the protein MSQAEKVFTEIYQGNNWGSSESVSGPGSELYRTRHLQRELPYLLDEFNIRSMLDLPCGDFNWMQHVDLSRVDYIGADIVPQLVERNREKFGQAGRQFVQLDLINTPLPRADAVFCRDCLVHLPLQGIFSALKNICDSGALYLLTSSYSFRGFEANGEIALGEWRRLNLELGPFHFPAPSRYIIEGTDESEGRLSDKVIGVWPIDQIKKRLALI; encoded by the coding sequence ATGAGCCAAGCGGAGAAGGTTTTTACCGAGATCTATCAAGGTAACAATTGGGGGAGCAGCGAATCGGTTTCGGGGCCAGGTTCCGAGCTGTACCGGACACGGCACCTGCAGCGCGAGCTGCCGTACCTGCTGGATGAGTTCAATATCCGCTCGATGCTGGATTTGCCCTGCGGCGATTTCAACTGGATGCAGCATGTCGACCTCTCCAGGGTCGACTATATCGGCGCCGATATCGTGCCGCAGCTGGTTGAGCGCAACCGCGAGAAGTTCGGCCAGGCCGGGCGGCAGTTCGTGCAGCTCGACCTGATCAATACGCCGCTGCCCCGCGCCGATGCAGTGTTTTGCCGGGACTGCCTGGTGCATTTGCCGCTGCAAGGGATTTTTTCCGCGCTGAAGAACATCTGCGACAGCGGCGCCCTTTACCTGCTCACCTCCAGTTATTCGTTCCGCGGTTTTGAAGCGAACGGCGAAATCGCCCTGGGCGAATGGCGCCGCCTGAACCTGGAGCTGGGGCCTTTCCATTTCCCTGCGCCGAGCCGCTACATTATCGAAGGTACCGACGAAAGCGAAGGGCGCCTGTCGGACAAGGTGATCGGCGTCTGGCCCATCGACCAGATCAAGAAGCGGCTGGCGCTGATCTGA
- a CDS encoding galactosyl transferase GMA12/MNN10 family protein produces the protein MNNMLALRNTAENRKILHDIVFILHKALIRDEIGRSELSLLEKFPALEVNAMIGDSYVNVSWYISKWFDARIFMLNLGPWPSAEGEPDHDILFDLRMKNLLVRQVNGALIDGLPLLKTPAYPALSDEPLSSFNPQGKVALVTLYTHHIADYARISEHNVKRYCDRHGYAYHVYRAIPEQLDSNISGSWVKSWLLARHLADHDWVIWIDADILFTNPSKKLEPLLANRDLLFAKDIGGWELNSGVMAFRNTAENAALLQQIWQCVSQVDDKSSVYSSQGDQFHTIEALRAAGKLNEQSIVDCLAINTPPQFSTGDTLLTHYFGWGEPYRSVYMADDDAMSQRNRGN, from the coding sequence ATGAACAATATGCTGGCGTTGCGCAATACCGCGGAAAACCGCAAGATCCTGCACGACATCGTTTTTATCTTGCACAAAGCCCTGATCCGGGATGAAATAGGCAGAAGCGAGCTGAGCTTGCTGGAGAAATTCCCGGCGCTGGAGGTCAACGCCATGATCGGCGACAGCTATGTTAACGTCAGCTGGTATATCTCGAAATGGTTCGACGCCCGCATCTTCATGCTCAACCTCGGCCCCTGGCCCTCGGCCGAAGGCGAACCTGACCATGACATCCTGTTCGACCTGCGCATGAAAAACCTGCTGGTGCGGCAAGTCAACGGCGCCTTGATCGACGGCCTGCCGCTGCTGAAGACACCGGCTTACCCGGCGCTTTCCGACGAGCCGCTATCCAGTTTCAATCCGCAAGGAAAAGTCGCGCTGGTGACGCTCTACACCCATCACATCGCCGACTATGCACGCATCTCCGAGCACAATGTAAAGCGCTACTGCGACCGCCACGGCTACGCCTACCATGTGTATCGCGCCATTCCGGAACAGCTCGACAGCAATATCTCCGGATCCTGGGTCAAGAGCTGGCTGCTGGCTCGCCACCTGGCGGACCACGACTGGGTGATCTGGATTGATGCGGACATCCTGTTCACCAATCCATCCAAAAAGCTGGAGCCGCTGCTGGCCAACCGCGACCTGCTGTTTGCCAAGGACATCGGCGGCTGGGAACTGAATTCCGGCGTGATGGCTTTCCGCAACACGGCCGAGAACGCCGCCCTGCTGCAACAGATATGGCAATGCGTCAGCCAGGTCGACGACAAATCCTCGGTCTACAGCAGCCAGGGCGACCAGTTCCACACCATCGAAGCATTGCGCGCGGCCGGCAAGCTCAACGAGCAGTCGATTGTCGACTGCCTCGCCATCAACACGCCGCCGCAGTTCAGCACCGGCGATACCCTGCTGACGCACTACTTCGGCTGGGGCGAGCCGTACCGGTCGGTGTATATGGCGGACGACGACGCCATGTCGCAAAGGAATCGCGGCAACTAG
- a CDS encoding cation:proton antiporter, giving the protein MQIFLVQLSVIILAAFICGTAAEKLGQSRVVGEIAAGLLLGPSILGAIDINAYNFLFSSASMPALSQLGELGLVLLMFQLGLHLDLKSLQGRRQANAPLLVALLGMLIPFALGCAIGFVSRPWIAPHAEAVGYVLFCGLALSISAVPVMARIVMDLRMADSYPATVALASATLTDLLGWLLLAVIAAFAAGTYSFGRTLYDLALLAAFVAFSLLLAKPFWRSVLSCGETTEASAPSAGILACVACYVLLSSWITAAIGFHSAFGALMAALVLRGHDGLALAWRRQVTGFVELVLMPVFFAYAGIHVSLGSVQSADFWQWFLLFLVAAILGKFGGSYLGARWSGIPHRDARIIGALMNTRGLMELIVLTIGLQLGILPVSVYSMLVLMALVTTAMTVPLLRFWQRQDKALAGSRKASGADQMST; this is encoded by the coding sequence ATGCAAATTTTCCTTGTACAACTCAGCGTCATCATCCTTGCCGCCTTTATCTGCGGGACCGCAGCGGAAAAACTGGGGCAGTCGCGGGTAGTCGGTGAAATTGCCGCCGGCCTGCTGCTTGGCCCCTCCATCCTCGGCGCAATCGATATCAATGCCTACAATTTCCTGTTCAGCAGCGCCAGCATGCCGGCTTTGTCGCAGCTGGGAGAACTCGGCCTGGTGCTGCTGATGTTCCAGCTTGGCCTGCACCTTGACCTGAAAAGCCTGCAGGGACGGCGCCAGGCCAACGCGCCGCTGCTGGTCGCCCTGCTGGGAATGCTGATCCCGTTTGCCCTCGGCTGCGCCATTGGCTTCGTTTCCAGGCCATGGATTGCACCGCACGCCGAAGCTGTCGGCTACGTGCTGTTTTGCGGCCTGGCGCTGTCGATATCGGCAGTGCCCGTGATGGCCAGGATCGTCATGGATTTGCGCATGGCCGACTCTTATCCGGCGACCGTCGCGCTAGCCTCGGCGACGCTCACCGACCTGCTCGGCTGGTTATTGCTGGCAGTGATCGCAGCCTTTGCGGCCGGCACCTATTCATTCGGCCGCACGCTGTACGACCTGGCCCTGCTGGCGGCGTTTGTGGCGTTTTCCCTGTTGCTGGCCAAGCCGTTTTGGCGCAGCGTGCTGAGCTGCGGCGAGACGACGGAGGCGTCAGCGCCGTCGGCCGGCATACTGGCATGCGTAGCCTGTTATGTGCTCCTGTCTTCATGGATAACCGCGGCAATCGGTTTCCATAGCGCCTTCGGCGCCCTGATGGCAGCTCTGGTGCTGCGCGGCCACGACGGCCTGGCGCTGGCCTGGCGGCGCCAGGTGACGGGTTTTGTGGAACTGGTCCTGATGCCGGTTTTTTTCGCCTATGCCGGCATCCATGTTTCGCTGGGCAGCGTGCAGTCGGCCGATTTCTGGCAATGGTTCTTGCTGTTCCTGGTCGCGGCCATCCTGGGGAAATTCGGCGGCAGCTACCTGGGTGCGCGCTGGTCGGGCATCCCCCACCGCGATGCCAGGATCATCGGCGCGCTGATGAACACCCGTGGCCTGATGGAATTGATCGTGCTGACGATAGGACTGCAACTGGGCATCCTGCCGGTTTCCGTGTATTCGATGCTGGTGCTGATGGCGCTGGTGACGACGGCGATGACCGTGCCGCTGCTGCGGTTCTGGCAGCGCCAGGACAAGGCTCTTGCCGGCAGCCGCAAGGCAAGCGGCGCCGACCAGATGTCAACTTAA